A genome region from Prionailurus viverrinus isolate Anna chromosome A3, UM_Priviv_1.0, whole genome shotgun sequence includes the following:
- the RALY gene encoding RNA-binding protein Raly isoform X4: protein MSLKIQTSNVTNKNDPKSINSRVFIGNLNTAVVKKSDVETIFSKYGRVAGCSVHKGYAFVQYANERHARAAVLGENGRVLAGQTLDINMAGEPKPNRPKGLKRAASAIYRLFDYRGRLSPVPVPRAVPVKRPRVTVPLVRRVKTTIPVKLFARSTAITTSSAKIKLKSSELQTIKTELTQIKSNIDALLGRLEQIAEEQKANPDGKKKGDSGSASASGSGGGSSGGSSRPPAPQEDTASEAGTPQGEAQARDDGDEEGLLTHSEEELEHSQDTDAEDGALQ, encoded by the exons ATGTCCTTGAAGATCCAGACAAGCAACGTAACCAACAAGAATGACCCCAAGTCTATCAATTCTCGAGTCTTCATCGGAAACCTCAACACAGCTGTGGTGAAGAAGTCAGATGTAGAGACCATCTTCTCCAAGTATGGCCGTGTAGCCGGCTGTTCTGTGCACAAAGGTTATGCCTTTGTCCAGTATGCCAATGAGCGTCATGCCCGGGCAGCTGTGCTGGGAGAGAATGGGCGGGTGCTGGCCGGGCAGACCCTGG ATATCAACATGGCTGGAGAGCCCAAGCCCAACAGACCCAAGGGACTAAAGAGAGCGGCATCTGCCATATACAG GCTCTTCGACTATCGGGGCCGCCTGTCACCTGTGCCAGTGCCCAGGGCAGTCCCTGTGAAGCGACCCCGGGTCACAGTCCCCTTGGTCCGGCGTGTCAAAACCACCATACCCGTCAAGCTCTTTGCCCGCTCCACAGCCATTACCACCAGCTCAGCCAAGATCAAGT TAAAGAGCAGTGAACTGCAGACCATCAAGACAGAGCTGACGCAGATCAAGTCCAACATCGATGCTCTGCTGGGCCGCTTGGAGCAGATTGCCGAGGAGCAGAAGGCCAACCCAG ATGGCAAGAAGAAGGGTGACAGCGGCAGTGCCAGTGCCAGTGGCAGTGGTGGGGGCAGTAGTGGTGGCAGCAGCCGGCCACCAGCCCCCCAAGAGGACACGGCTTCTGAGGCAGGCACGCCCCAGGGAGAAGCACAGGCTCGAGACGACGGCGATGAGGAGGGGCTGCTGACACACAGCGAGGAAGAGCTG GAGCACAGCCAGGACACAGACGCGGAGGATGGGGCCTTGCAGTAA
- the RALY gene encoding RNA-binding protein Raly isoform X2 has translation MSLKIQTSNVTNKNDPKSINSRVFIGNLNTAVVKKSDVETIFSKYGRVAGCSVHKGYAFVQYANERHARAAVLGENGRVLAGQTLDINMAGEPKPNRPKGLKRAASAIYRLFDYRGRLSPVPVPRAVPVKRPRVTVPLVRRVKTTIPVKLFARSTAITTSSAKIKLKSSELQTIKTELTQIKSNIDALLGRLEQIAEEQKANPDGKKKGDSGSASASGSGGGSSGGSSRPPAPQEDTASEAGTPQGEAQARDDGDEEGLLTHSEEELPDRSNGQRQEKGVHCIRPHVGHPPLDTTPSGSQESWQQAPPPPHVPATATSSAGAVIGLPSPRTLPVGTAQARGQRFPYTLPPLPGHSQAWGFSIGLERGGSRGGYPDNKEIGSQLVLRWDGLYLFS, from the exons ATGTCCTTGAAGATCCAGACAAGCAACGTAACCAACAAGAATGACCCCAAGTCTATCAATTCTCGAGTCTTCATCGGAAACCTCAACACAGCTGTGGTGAAGAAGTCAGATGTAGAGACCATCTTCTCCAAGTATGGCCGTGTAGCCGGCTGTTCTGTGCACAAAGGTTATGCCTTTGTCCAGTATGCCAATGAGCGTCATGCCCGGGCAGCTGTGCTGGGAGAGAATGGGCGGGTGCTGGCCGGGCAGACCCTGG ATATCAACATGGCTGGAGAGCCCAAGCCCAACAGACCCAAGGGACTAAAGAGAGCGGCATCTGCCATATACAG GCTCTTCGACTATCGGGGCCGCCTGTCACCTGTGCCAGTGCCCAGGGCAGTCCCTGTGAAGCGACCCCGGGTCACAGTCCCCTTGGTCCGGCGTGTCAAAACCACCATACCCGTCAAGCTCTTTGCCCGCTCCACAGCCATTACCACCAGCTCAGCCAAGATCAAGT TAAAGAGCAGTGAACTGCAGACCATCAAGACAGAGCTGACGCAGATCAAGTCCAACATCGATGCTCTGCTGGGCCGCTTGGAGCAGATTGCCGAGGAGCAGAAGGCCAACCCAG ATGGCAAGAAGAAGGGTGACAGCGGCAGTGCCAGTGCCAGTGGCAGTGGTGGGGGCAGTAGTGGTGGCAGCAGCCGGCCACCAGCCCCCCAAGAGGACACGGCTTCTGAGGCAGGCACGCCCCAGGGAGAAGCACAGGCTCGAGACGACGGCGATGAGGAGGGGCTGCTGACACACAGCGAGGAAGAGCTG cctgaCAGGAGCAACGGCCAGCGGCAGGAGAAGGGCGTGCACTGTATCAGGCCTCATGTTGGGCACCCACCCCTGGATACCACCCCCAGCGGGTCCCAGGAGAGCTGGCAGCAGGCACCTCCTCCCCCACACGTCCCAGCCACTGCCACATCCTCTGCAGGTGCAGTTATcggcctcccctccccacgcACCCTCCCTGTTGGCACCGCCCAGGCCAGAGGACAGAGGTTTCCCTATACTCTACCTCCCCTCCCAGGACACTCCCAGGCTTGGGGTTTTTCTATAGGTTTGGAGAGGGGAGGGTCACGGGGAGGGTACCCTGACAATAAAGAGATTGGATCCCAACTTGTTCTGAGATGGGatggtttgtatttattttcttaa
- the RALY gene encoding RNA-binding protein Raly isoform X3, whose protein sequence is MSLKIQTSNVTNKNDPKSINSRVFIGNLNTAVVKKSDVETIFSKYGRVAGCSVHKGYAFVQYANERHARAAVLGENGRVLAGQTLDINMAGEPKPNRPKGLKRAASAIYSGYSFDYDYYRDDFYDRLFDYRGRLSPVPVPRAVPVKRPRVTVPLVRRVKTTIPVKLFARSTAITTSSAKIKLKSSELQTIKTELTQIKSNIDALLGRLEQIAEEQKANPDGKKKGDSGSASASGSGGGSSGGSSRPPAPQEDTASEAGTPQGEAQARDDGDEEGLLTHSEEELEHSQDTDAEDGALQ, encoded by the exons ATGTCCTTGAAGATCCAGACAAGCAACGTAACCAACAAGAATGACCCCAAGTCTATCAATTCTCGAGTCTTCATCGGAAACCTCAACACAGCTGTGGTGAAGAAGTCAGATGTAGAGACCATCTTCTCCAAGTATGGCCGTGTAGCCGGCTGTTCTGTGCACAAAGGTTATGCCTTTGTCCAGTATGCCAATGAGCGTCATGCCCGGGCAGCTGTGCTGGGAGAGAATGGGCGGGTGCTGGCCGGGCAGACCCTGG ATATCAACATGGCTGGAGAGCCCAAGCCCAACAGACCCAAGGGACTAAAGAGAGCGGCATCTGCCATATACAG TGGCTACAGCTTTGACTATGATTACTACCGGGACGACTTCTACGacag GCTCTTCGACTATCGGGGCCGCCTGTCACCTGTGCCAGTGCCCAGGGCAGTCCCTGTGAAGCGACCCCGGGTCACAGTCCCCTTGGTCCGGCGTGTCAAAACCACCATACCCGTCAAGCTCTTTGCCCGCTCCACAGCCATTACCACCAGCTCAGCCAAGATCAAGT TAAAGAGCAGTGAACTGCAGACCATCAAGACAGAGCTGACGCAGATCAAGTCCAACATCGATGCTCTGCTGGGCCGCTTGGAGCAGATTGCCGAGGAGCAGAAGGCCAACCCAG ATGGCAAGAAGAAGGGTGACAGCGGCAGTGCCAGTGCCAGTGGCAGTGGTGGGGGCAGTAGTGGTGGCAGCAGCCGGCCACCAGCCCCCCAAGAGGACACGGCTTCTGAGGCAGGCACGCCCCAGGGAGAAGCACAGGCTCGAGACGACGGCGATGAGGAGGGGCTGCTGACACACAGCGAGGAAGAGCTG GAGCACAGCCAGGACACAGACGCGGAGGATGGGGCCTTGCAGTAA
- the RALY gene encoding RNA-binding protein Raly isoform X1: protein MSLKIQTSNVTNKNDPKSINSRVFIGNLNTAVVKKSDVETIFSKYGRVAGCSVHKGYAFVQYANERHARAAVLGENGRVLAGQTLDINMAGEPKPNRPKGLKRAASAIYSGYSFDYDYYRDDFYDRLFDYRGRLSPVPVPRAVPVKRPRVTVPLVRRVKTTIPVKLFARSTAITTSSAKIKLKSSELQTIKTELTQIKSNIDALLGRLEQIAEEQKANPDGKKKGDSGSASASGSGGGSSGGSSRPPAPQEDTASEAGTPQGEAQARDDGDEEGLLTHSEEELPDRSNGQRQEKGVHCIRPHVGHPPLDTTPSGSQESWQQAPPPPHVPATATSSAGAVIGLPSPRTLPVGTAQARGQRFPYTLPPLPGHSQAWGFSIGLERGGSRGGYPDNKEIGSQLVLRWDGLYLFS, encoded by the exons ATGTCCTTGAAGATCCAGACAAGCAACGTAACCAACAAGAATGACCCCAAGTCTATCAATTCTCGAGTCTTCATCGGAAACCTCAACACAGCTGTGGTGAAGAAGTCAGATGTAGAGACCATCTTCTCCAAGTATGGCCGTGTAGCCGGCTGTTCTGTGCACAAAGGTTATGCCTTTGTCCAGTATGCCAATGAGCGTCATGCCCGGGCAGCTGTGCTGGGAGAGAATGGGCGGGTGCTGGCCGGGCAGACCCTGG ATATCAACATGGCTGGAGAGCCCAAGCCCAACAGACCCAAGGGACTAAAGAGAGCGGCATCTGCCATATACAG TGGCTACAGCTTTGACTATGATTACTACCGGGACGACTTCTACGacag GCTCTTCGACTATCGGGGCCGCCTGTCACCTGTGCCAGTGCCCAGGGCAGTCCCTGTGAAGCGACCCCGGGTCACAGTCCCCTTGGTCCGGCGTGTCAAAACCACCATACCCGTCAAGCTCTTTGCCCGCTCCACAGCCATTACCACCAGCTCAGCCAAGATCAAGT TAAAGAGCAGTGAACTGCAGACCATCAAGACAGAGCTGACGCAGATCAAGTCCAACATCGATGCTCTGCTGGGCCGCTTGGAGCAGATTGCCGAGGAGCAGAAGGCCAACCCAG ATGGCAAGAAGAAGGGTGACAGCGGCAGTGCCAGTGCCAGTGGCAGTGGTGGGGGCAGTAGTGGTGGCAGCAGCCGGCCACCAGCCCCCCAAGAGGACACGGCTTCTGAGGCAGGCACGCCCCAGGGAGAAGCACAGGCTCGAGACGACGGCGATGAGGAGGGGCTGCTGACACACAGCGAGGAAGAGCTG cctgaCAGGAGCAACGGCCAGCGGCAGGAGAAGGGCGTGCACTGTATCAGGCCTCATGTTGGGCACCCACCCCTGGATACCACCCCCAGCGGGTCCCAGGAGAGCTGGCAGCAGGCACCTCCTCCCCCACACGTCCCAGCCACTGCCACATCCTCTGCAGGTGCAGTTATcggcctcccctccccacgcACCCTCCCTGTTGGCACCGCCCAGGCCAGAGGACAGAGGTTTCCCTATACTCTACCTCCCCTCCCAGGACACTCCCAGGCTTGGGGTTTTTCTATAGGTTTGGAGAGGGGAGGGTCACGGGGAGGGTACCCTGACAATAAAGAGATTGGATCCCAACTTGTTCTGAGATGGGatggtttgtatttattttcttaa